In Juglans regia cultivar Chandler chromosome 13, Walnut 2.0, whole genome shotgun sequence, the following proteins share a genomic window:
- the LOC108984976 gene encoding metalloendoproteinase 2-MMP-like — MTLICLVAIAMTSLLFSPTSVSAHFFPSIASTPSGLNDITGPWDSFRNLSGFHAGDKSDGLPKLKHYLQHFGYLSNSKSNHTEDFDDSLKAAIETYQKNFNLNVSGELDPQTVHQIMRSRCGVPDIINGSTTMNAGKATPSYNGTNFHSVSHYSFVSGMPRWPNNKWDLTYAFRPENQLSNDVKSVFSLAFDRWSSVTVITFSQTESFYDSDIQTGFFVGDHGDDSPFDGLQGRLAHANPPTSGKLHVDDDEHWVVSGDVTAASSAFAVDLESVAVHEIGHLLGLGHSSEIDAIMYPSHPVRTRKVELTKDDISGIQELYGANPTYNGSSSTTPPAQNVGETSSSSAQKSGSPWSLKFNFGLGLLLLRMLL; from the coding sequence ATGACATTAATCTGCTTGGTCGCCATTGCAATGACGTCGCTCTTGTTCTCGCCGACTTCAGTCTCTGCTCATTTCTTCCCCAGTATCGCGTCGACACCTTCGGGGTTAAACGATATAACTGGCCCATGGGACTCCTTCCGAAATCTCTCCGGCTTCCACGCCGGCGATAAATCCGACGGCTTGCCCAAGCTCAAGCACTACTTGCAACACTTTGGTTACCTCAGCAACTCCAAGTCCAACCACACCGAGGACTTCGACGACTCTCTCAAAGCCGCCATCGAGACCTACCAGAAAAACTTCAACCTCAATGTCAGTGGCGAGCTCGACCCACAGACCGTCCATCAGATCATGCGGTCTAGATGCGGCGTTCCTGATATCATCAATGGCTCTACGACAATGAATGCAGGGAAAGCTACGCCGTCCTATAACGGCACAAACTTCCACTCCGTCTCTCACTATAGCTTCGTTTCGGGCATGCCGCGGTGGCCGAACAACAAGTGGGACCTGACCTACGCTTTCCGGCCAGAAAACCAGCTCTCAAACGACGTCAAGAGCGTGTTCTCCCTCGCCTTCGACCGGTGGTCCTCGGTGACGGTGATAACGTTCTCGCAGACGGAGTCGTTCTATGACTCGGACATCCAGACCGGGTTCTTTGTGGGTGACCACGGGGACGATTCGCCGTTCGACGGTTTGCAGGGGCGCCTGGCCCACGCGAACCCGCCGACTAGTGGAAAGCTTCACGTGGACGATGACGAGCACTGGGTGGTCTCGGGTGACGTCACCGCTGCCTCTTCTGCGTTTGCAGTCGACCTCGAGTCTGTGGCCGTGCACGAGATTGGGCATCTTCTAGGTCTGGGCCATTCCTCGGAAATTGACGCGATCATGTACCCGTCACACCCTGTTCGGACGAGGAAGGTGGAGCTTACCAAGGATGATATATCGGGAATTCAAGAGCTATACGGAGCAAACCCCACTTACAACGGTTCGTCATCTACTACTCCACCAGCTCAGAACGTGGGAGAAACCAGTTCTAGTTCAGCCCAGAAATCGGGTTCTCCCTGGAGCCTGAAGTTCAACTTCGGACTTGGATTATTATTGTTGCGCATGCTTTTGtag